A genomic window from Candidatus Polarisedimenticolia bacterium includes:
- a CDS encoding DUF309 domain-containing protein — translation MPTSLIEALDEGIALFNERQFFEAHEVWEDAWRTADGEDRLLLHGLIQVAAGFHKLQCGRPGGAVALFSKGTEKLAAVGPDLARRLDLRSLLASVGARQDMARRMAATGAIDHDPAAFPVLPAPPARLWSGAIHTHIEIAADARRVWEVLTHFTAYPDWNPFLIAIQGDLRPGTRLAVATRFPDGRLMRFSPLILRADPRRELRWWGRSRVPGMFEGEHVFNIAPLEPGRVRFSQRERFRGLLVPILRRTHLTATRTGFEQMNAALKARAERNLDEGPPPGL, via the coding sequence TTGCCAACTTCCCTCATCGAGGCCCTGGATGAAGGGATCGCCCTGTTCAACGAGCGCCAGTTCTTCGAAGCCCATGAAGTCTGGGAGGACGCCTGGCGCACCGCAGATGGAGAAGACCGCCTCCTGCTTCACGGCCTGATCCAGGTCGCCGCAGGGTTTCACAAGCTCCAGTGCGGACGGCCCGGGGGCGCCGTCGCCCTCTTCAGCAAGGGGACGGAGAAGCTGGCCGCCGTCGGTCCGGACCTCGCGCGCCGCCTCGATCTTCGTTCGTTGCTCGCCTCGGTCGGGGCGCGGCAGGACATGGCCCGCCGGATGGCGGCGACGGGCGCGATCGATCACGACCCCGCCGCGTTCCCCGTCCTCCCCGCTCCGCCCGCGCGGCTCTGGTCCGGCGCCATCCATACCCACATCGAGATCGCCGCCGACGCTCGCCGCGTGTGGGAGGTGCTGACCCACTTCACCGCCTATCCGGATTGGAACCCGTTCCTGATCGCCATTCAAGGCGATCTCCGGCCCGGGACGAGACTCGCCGTTGCGACGCGATTCCCCGACGGCCGCCTGATGAGATTCAGTCCGCTCATCCTGCGAGCCGACCCGCGCCGGGAACTGCGCTGGTGGGGCCGCTCGCGCGTCCCGGGTATGTTCGAAGGGGAGCACGTCTTCAACATCGCCCCCCTCGAGCCGGGCCGCGTGCGCTTTTCCCAGCGAGAGAGGTTCCGGGGCCTGCTCGTTCCGATATTGAGGCGGACACACCTCACCGCCACGCGAACCGGTTTCGAGCAGATGAACGCCGCCCTCAAGGCCCGGGCAGAGCGGAATCTTGATGAAGGGCCTCCGCCGGGCCTATAA
- a CDS encoding ACT domain-containing protein, protein MASGSPRPAARATSIARVAADCIRRLLGRRDPILIYNQRTVRRHFVLTAIGKDRPGIVADLAEMVFDLGCNLETSSMINLGSEFATMMLFSGQGDDLGQRLHMACKHLEYEKEMTIFVKPVGEGASPASPPGGRAFRMRTMGEDKAGIVARTARLIADAGGNILELTSHLKAAPASGTPLYEMEIFFELPRTADIESLRGRLAAIEQSLHIDITLSPA, encoded by the coding sequence TTGGCAAGCGGGAGCCCTCGGCCGGCGGCGCGCGCGACGTCCATCGCACGGGTCGCGGCGGATTGTATCAGGAGGCTCCTGGGGCGGCGCGACCCGATCCTGATCTACAATCAGCGCACCGTGAGACGCCACTTTGTACTGACCGCCATCGGAAAAGACCGGCCCGGGATCGTCGCGGACCTGGCGGAGATGGTGTTCGATCTCGGCTGCAATCTCGAGACCAGCAGCATGATCAATCTCGGGAGCGAGTTCGCCACCATGATGCTGTTCTCGGGCCAGGGCGACGACCTGGGGCAGCGCCTGCACATGGCGTGCAAGCACCTGGAATACGAGAAGGAGATGACCATCTTCGTCAAGCCGGTCGGGGAGGGGGCGTCTCCCGCCTCGCCTCCGGGGGGGCGCGCCTTCCGCATGCGAACCATGGGGGAGGACAAGGCGGGTATCGTGGCGCGCACGGCGCGGCTGATCGCCGATGCCGGCGGCAACATTCTCGAGCTGACGTCTCATCTGAAAGCGGCGCCCGCGTCGGGGACGCCGCTGTACGAGATGGAGATCTTCTTCGAGCTGCCGCGCACGGCCGATATCGAGTCGCTGCGCGGGCGCCTGGCCGCCATCGAGCAGTCCCTGCACATCGACATCACGCTCTCGCCCGCCTGA
- a CDS encoding lysophospholipid acyltransferase family protein, whose translation MTSDGVPAPAEDRGARPGRWYTHGWNRDLSWRLIHAIIPRVPRVLRPPIHLVTTLICFAAMSRERSAVRRNLERVTGRTGPGSMLQAFRLFYNFSKFMVGYTDLMRLSPEELRLRIECGEELTRRFMALLSEGRGLIVLTLHLGNWEVGLAHVAGLGPPVNVVLRQEDSEAAPFEAEARARAGVRVVSAGESAWNGLDLLLSLRRGEIVAIQGDRPFGPQTERIDLFGAPVDLPAGPFVLAQASGAPILAVSVPIRGHSRYLIALEGPLRVGPGPEGVRAAMEAFARMIERFVGAWPTQWFNFYEVWGGPRADGPEGRR comes from the coding sequence ATGACGAGCGACGGGGTTCCGGCGCCGGCGGAAGACCGCGGCGCGCGGCCTGGGCGCTGGTACACGCACGGCTGGAACCGCGACCTGTCCTGGCGCCTGATCCACGCCATCATCCCGCGCGTGCCGCGCGTCCTGCGGCCCCCCATCCACCTCGTGACCACGCTCATCTGCTTCGCCGCCATGTCGCGCGAGAGGAGTGCGGTGCGGCGGAACCTCGAGCGGGTCACCGGACGCACGGGGCCGGGATCCATGCTGCAGGCCTTCCGGCTGTTCTACAACTTCAGCAAGTTCATGGTCGGCTACACGGATCTCATGCGCCTGAGTCCCGAAGAGCTCCGTCTCCGGATCGAGTGCGGCGAGGAGCTGACCCGCCGGTTCATGGCACTCCTTTCGGAAGGGCGCGGCCTGATCGTGCTGACCCTGCACCTCGGGAACTGGGAGGTGGGGCTGGCGCACGTGGCCGGCCTGGGGCCGCCGGTCAACGTCGTGCTGCGGCAGGAGGACTCGGAGGCGGCCCCCTTCGAGGCTGAGGCGCGCGCCCGGGCCGGCGTGCGCGTCGTGTCGGCGGGGGAGTCGGCCTGGAACGGGCTCGACCTGCTCCTGTCGCTCCGGCGCGGCGAGATCGTGGCGATCCAGGGGGACCGGCCATTCGGCCCGCAGACCGAGCGGATCGATCTGTTCGGCGCCCCGGTCGATCTGCCGGCCGGTCCGTTCGTCCTGGCGCAGGCGAGCGGCGCGCCGATCCTTGCCGTCAGCGTGCCAATTCGGGGGCACTCCCGCTACCTCATCGCCCTGGAAGGGCCCCTGCGCGTCGGGCCCGGCCCGGAAGGGGTGCGCGCCGCCATGGAGGCGTTCGCCCGCATGATCGAGCGGTTCGTCGGCGCCTGGCCGACGCAGTGGTTCAATTTCTATGAAGTGTGGGGCGGGCCGCGCGCTGACGGACCGGAAGGACGGCGCTGA
- a CDS encoding fatty acid--CoA ligase family protein has protein sequence MTGLAASPRRDAARFLPAGRAFDVDSFERLVLGAERRLVRAGTASGRQVAEPDSGQLVLLSCRNIDAYLVAIATLWKRGFVPLLADADLAREEVSRLVRAFRPGFCLFDRRVDPEGGETEPLGDSLPGLHAWIPPRRGARPDDGRDGARPDGRPGAAIVRLTSGTTGRPRGIVVTADQLLADAEHIARTVGIRPNDTLVTAIPLGHAYGFTHVLMMLVLQGTRPILLEQPLPALLVEALSSPGPLVMPATPYLFQLLLQSAGRKSFKGLRLCVSAGALLPEELSRAFKERFGLPLRTFYGASECGGISYDRSREGIVGDGWVGTPLDGVEVTVRPERGHEEGTGRVCVRSAAVAECYYPEDGTDLEPGRFLTSDLGRIDAEGRIRIVGRVDRMINVGGRKVNPAEVESVLRAVPGVRQAVVLGVPDRHRGQAVCACIVGARGLTREALLAACAVRLAPFKVPRHIELLDRIPTNARGKTEYRALVSAVLPVRQRAARPTLHRN, from the coding sequence ATGACCGGCCTCGCGGCCTCCCCCCGGAGGGACGCGGCCCGTTTTCTGCCCGCGGGACGCGCGTTCGACGTCGATTCGTTCGAGCGGCTGGTCCTGGGGGCCGAGCGGCGCCTGGTGCGCGCCGGCACGGCCTCGGGGCGCCAGGTGGCCGAGCCCGACTCCGGTCAGCTCGTCCTGCTCTCCTGCCGCAACATCGACGCCTACCTCGTGGCGATCGCGACCCTCTGGAAGCGCGGCTTCGTGCCGCTTCTGGCCGACGCGGACCTGGCGCGCGAGGAAGTCTCCCGCCTCGTCCGCGCCTTCCGCCCCGGGTTCTGCCTGTTCGATCGGCGCGTCGACCCCGAGGGGGGCGAGACCGAGCCCCTGGGCGATTCCCTCCCCGGCCTGCACGCCTGGATCCCTCCGCGCCGCGGCGCCAGGCCGGACGACGGGCGCGACGGGGCGCGGCCCGACGGCCGTCCCGGCGCCGCCATCGTCCGCCTGACCTCCGGAACGACCGGCCGGCCCCGCGGCATCGTGGTCACCGCCGATCAACTCCTGGCGGACGCGGAGCACATCGCCCGCACCGTCGGCATCCGGCCGAACGACACGCTCGTGACCGCCATCCCCCTCGGCCACGCCTATGGGTTCACGCACGTCCTGATGATGCTGGTCCTGCAGGGGACGCGGCCGATCCTCCTGGAGCAGCCCCTGCCGGCGCTCCTCGTCGAGGCGTTGTCGTCCCCGGGCCCCCTGGTCATGCCGGCCACGCCGTACCTGTTCCAGTTGCTGCTCCAGTCCGCGGGGCGGAAGAGCTTCAAGGGGCTGCGCCTGTGCGTGTCGGCCGGGGCCCTCCTGCCCGAGGAGCTGTCGCGCGCCTTCAAGGAGCGCTTCGGGCTGCCGCTCCGGACCTTCTATGGCGCCAGCGAGTGCGGCGGCATCTCGTACGATCGATCGCGTGAGGGGATCGTCGGGGACGGCTGGGTCGGCACTCCTCTCGACGGAGTCGAGGTCACGGTGCGCCCGGAGCGCGGCCACGAGGAGGGGACGGGGCGCGTCTGCGTCCGGAGCGCGGCCGTGGCCGAGTGCTATTACCCCGAGGATGGGACCGATCTGGAGCCGGGGCGCTTCCTGACCTCCGACCTCGGGCGGATCGACGCCGAGGGACGCATTCGAATCGTCGGCCGCGTCGATCGGATGATCAACGTGGGCGGCCGCAAGGTGAATCCGGCGGAGGTGGAGTCGGTGCTCCGCGCCGTGCCCGGCGTGCGCCAGGCGGTGGTCCTGGGCGTCCCCGACCGCCATCGCGGGCAGGCCGTCTGCGCCTGCATCGTGGGAGCGCGCGGCCTGACGCGCGAGGCGCTCCTGGCCGCCTGCGCCGTGCGGCTGGCGCCGTTCAAGGTGCCGCGCCACATCGAGCTCCTGGACCGCATCCCCACCAACGCCCGGGGCAAGACCGAGTACCGGGCGCTCGTCAGCGCCGTCCTTCCGGTCCGTCAGCGCGCGGCCCGCCCCACACTTCATAGAAATTGA
- a CDS encoding radical SAM protein, with protein MNARRGRPRILLISASHFEADGRVARVERYWTSALTLVHLEALTPPDFAVEMVDDFMREPPLDTDADLVGITAMGLQIGRAYRLADRYRARGIPVVMGGEWVSLNPEQALEHCDAVVKGEAEFAWPALLADFQSGGFARRVYRGEKLHDLAGLPRPNLDHLPLWRPELMREKVYRDYYFQFPLYVTRGCPFRCDYCCITQFHEGTYRKRPIGDVLQDVDAIRARGSRNILFMDDNPVADRRYAKELFRAMIPKEMRWCSQCTVQVAEDEEMLDLAAKSGCFLLSIGFETIKQENLDGINKPWATAREYARLIRLLRRRGIQIVALIMIGLDDDDPADFDRTLEFLIRNKVPMAKFHLPIPYPGTPFHDRMEKEGRILTRDWNRYHYGSAVIRPNRMTPEMAELKFWATYRDFFSMRSILRRFFPPAPRNLAIQMHYLTANLIFRKMQRAGRHPYLY; from the coding sequence ATGAACGCCCGCCGTGGCCGGCCGAGAATCCTCCTCATCTCGGCGAGCCACTTCGAGGCGGACGGCCGGGTGGCGCGCGTCGAGCGTTACTGGACCTCGGCTCTCACGCTGGTGCACCTCGAGGCGCTCACCCCGCCCGATTTCGCGGTCGAGATGGTGGACGACTTCATGCGCGAGCCCCCGCTCGACACCGACGCCGACCTCGTCGGCATCACGGCGATGGGGCTCCAGATCGGCCGGGCCTACCGGCTGGCCGATCGCTACCGCGCGCGCGGCATCCCCGTCGTCATGGGGGGCGAATGGGTGTCGCTCAACCCGGAGCAGGCCCTCGAGCACTGCGACGCCGTCGTCAAGGGGGAGGCGGAGTTCGCCTGGCCGGCTCTCCTGGCCGACTTCCAGAGCGGCGGCTTCGCCCGCCGCGTCTACCGGGGAGAGAAGCTCCACGACCTCGCGGGCCTGCCGCGGCCGAACCTGGACCACCTGCCGCTCTGGCGCCCCGAGCTGATGCGCGAGAAGGTGTACCGCGACTACTACTTCCAGTTCCCGCTCTACGTGACGCGCGGCTGCCCGTTCCGCTGCGACTACTGCTGCATCACCCAGTTCCACGAAGGGACCTATCGCAAGCGGCCCATCGGCGACGTGCTCCAGGACGTCGACGCCATCCGCGCCAGGGGGTCGCGCAACATCCTGTTCATGGACGATAACCCCGTGGCCGACCGGCGGTACGCGAAGGAGCTGTTCCGCGCCATGATCCCGAAGGAGATGCGCTGGTGCAGCCAGTGCACGGTCCAGGTCGCCGAGGACGAGGAGATGCTCGACCTCGCGGCGAAGAGCGGATGCTTTCTCCTCTCCATCGGCTTCGAGACCATCAAGCAGGAAAACCTCGACGGCATCAACAAGCCGTGGGCCACGGCGCGCGAGTACGCCCGCCTCATCCGCCTGCTGCGCCGCCGCGGCATCCAGATCGTCGCCCTCATCATGATCGGCCTGGACGACGACGACCCCGCCGACTTCGACCGGACGCTGGAGTTCCTCATCCGCAACAAGGTGCCGATGGCGAAGTTCCACCTGCCGATCCCGTATCCCGGGACGCCGTTCCACGACCGGATGGAGAAGGAGGGGCGGATCCTGACGCGGGACTGGAACCGCTACCACTACGGCAGCGCCGTCATCCGTCCGAACCGCATGACGCCGGAGATGGCCGAGCTGAAATTCTGGGCCACCTACCGCGACTTCTTCAGCATGCGCTCGATCCTGCGCCGCTTCTTCCCGCCCGCCCCGCGCAACCTCGCCATCCAGATGCACTACCTGACGGCGAACCTGATCTTCCGAAAAATGCAGCGGGCCGGGAGACACCCCTACCTGTACTGA
- a CDS encoding glycosyltransferase family 2 protein has product MVVIPALNAQETIGPVVAAARRHVPRTIVVDDGSADDTAEAARRAGAEVIRHPSNLGKGAALTTAFEALRAESCAPRPGGAGGERALDAVITLDADGQHDPDDIPAFVELHRRERPAIIVGSRDRQFAEMWGPRRAMNRFSSASLRFFTGANLPDSQSGFRLYDAGFLEDLRLSGRRYEAEMEALMQATARKLPIASVPIRLRVVDGRATSHYRPLRDTFRIVGTVLRLWMGRR; this is encoded by the coding sequence GTGGTCGTGATTCCGGCGTTGAACGCCCAGGAGACCATCGGCCCCGTGGTCGCCGCGGCCCGGCGCCATGTCCCCCGGACCATCGTGGTGGACGACGGCTCGGCCGACGACACGGCGGAGGCCGCCCGCCGGGCCGGGGCCGAGGTCATCCGCCATCCATCCAATCTCGGCAAGGGGGCCGCGCTGACGACCGCCTTCGAGGCGTTGCGGGCGGAGAGTTGCGCCCCGCGGCCCGGCGGGGCCGGGGGGGAGCGGGCGCTCGACGCGGTCATCACGCTCGACGCCGACGGCCAGCACGATCCGGACGATATCCCCGCGTTCGTCGAGCTCCACCGCCGCGAGCGCCCCGCGATCATCGTCGGATCGCGCGACCGCCAGTTCGCCGAGATGTGGGGGCCGCGCCGCGCCATGAACCGATTCTCCTCGGCGTCGCTGCGCTTCTTCACCGGGGCCAACCTGCCCGATTCGCAGAGCGGCTTCCGCCTCTACGACGCCGGCTTTCTCGAGGACCTGCGCCTTTCGGGACGGCGCTACGAGGCGGAGATGGAGGCCCTCATGCAGGCGACGGCCCGAAAGCTCCCGATCGCCTCGGTCCCGATCCGGCTGCGCGTGGTGGATGGCAGGGCCACCAGCCACTATCGCCCGCTGCGCGACACGTTCCGGATCGTCGGGACGGTCCTGCGTCTCTGGATGGGCCGCCGATGA
- a CDS encoding phosphopantetheine-binding protein, with product MSGNNGALHEELKQFIVRRLRLEQVDPKSIADDAPLVGGGLDLDSIDLLELVVGIEKEYGLKIADVAEGRRILKSVDSLAEFVAGKRADS from the coding sequence ATGTCGGGCAACAACGGTGCGCTCCACGAAGAGCTCAAGCAGTTCATCGTCCGCCGGCTCCGCCTGGAGCAGGTCGATCCGAAATCCATCGCGGACGACGCGCCCCTGGTCGGCGGCGGGCTCGACCTCGACTCGATCGATCTCCTCGAGCTCGTCGTGGGGATCGAGAAGGAGTACGGCCTGAAGATCGCCGACGTCGCGGAGGGCCGGCGCATCCTGAAATCGGTCGACAGCCTCGCCGAGTTCGTGGCCGGGAAGCGCGCCGATTCCTGA
- a CDS encoding beta-ketoacyl-[acyl-carrier-protein] synthase family protein, with amino-acid sequence MTRRVAITGAGVVSALGATAAATWEGIVAGRTGIGPVTLFDTSADRTHTAAQITGFDFDGPFTPRERARLSRGDRLGLHAALRALEDAGLDPARVGGRRSGLLMGGGGTGLPQGEEYFRRTLAGVEPRPSSALGFFQAATADVIALRLGLRGRVQTIMNACSSSTIAIGVGASLIAREVQDLVVAGGVETLSRTTFSGFNSLRLVDPDPCRPFDRDRRGLSLGECAAFLILEPLDAARKRGARVYGEVAGSGMSADAYHPTAPDPGGAGLVRSMRAALQSARAGPGEVDHINAHGTGTEQNDAAEACAIRALFGARAPRIPVVSIKGAVGHCLGAAGAIEAFAAVMSLHHGIIPPTTGLRETGPDCDLDGVPGTSRPAALRLVLSNSSAFGGNNGTLVLRRTES; translated from the coding sequence TTGACGCGGCGCGTGGCGATCACCGGCGCCGGCGTCGTGTCGGCCCTCGGCGCGACGGCCGCCGCCACGTGGGAGGGGATCGTCGCCGGCCGGACCGGCATCGGCCCCGTGACGCTCTTCGACACCTCGGCGGATCGCACCCACACGGCGGCCCAGATCACCGGCTTCGATTTCGACGGGCCGTTCACTCCGCGGGAGCGCGCCCGCCTGTCGCGCGGGGACCGGCTCGGGCTCCACGCCGCGCTCCGGGCGCTCGAGGACGCCGGGCTCGACCCGGCCCGCGTCGGCGGGCGCCGATCCGGCTTGCTGATGGGGGGCGGCGGGACCGGACTCCCGCAGGGGGAGGAGTACTTCAGAAGGACGCTCGCGGGGGTTGAGCCGAGGCCCTCGTCGGCCCTCGGGTTTTTCCAGGCGGCCACCGCCGACGTCATCGCCCTGCGGCTCGGCCTGCGCGGCCGGGTGCAGACGATCATGAACGCCTGCTCCTCGTCCACCATCGCGATCGGGGTGGGCGCCTCCCTGATCGCCCGCGAGGTCCAGGATCTCGTCGTGGCGGGTGGAGTGGAGACGCTGTCGCGCACGACGTTCTCGGGATTCAACTCCCTGCGGCTCGTCGACCCCGATCCGTGCCGCCCCTTCGATCGCGACAGGCGCGGGCTGTCGCTGGGGGAATGCGCGGCCTTCCTGATTCTCGAGCCGCTGGACGCTGCGCGGAAGCGCGGGGCCCGGGTCTACGGCGAGGTGGCGGGAAGCGGCATGTCGGCGGACGCCTATCACCCGACCGCGCCCGACCCCGGTGGGGCCGGCCTGGTCCGCTCGATGCGCGCCGCGCTGCAGTCCGCGAGGGCGGGCCCCGGCGAGGTCGACCACATCAACGCCCACGGAACCGGCACCGAGCAGAACGACGCCGCCGAGGCCTGCGCCATCAGGGCCCTGTTCGGCGCCCGGGCGCCGCGCATCCCGGTCGTCTCGATCAAGGGGGCTGTCGGTCACTGCCTGGGGGCCGCGGGGGCGATCGAGGCGTTCGCCGCGGTGATGTCGCTCCACCACGGGATCATCCCGCCGACGACCGGGCTGCGCGAGACCGGTCCCGACTGCGATCTCGATGGCGTCCCCGGAACGTCGCGCCCGGCCGCGCTGCGCCTCGTCCTGTCGAACTCGTCGGCCTTCGGCGGCAACAACGGGACCCTCGTCCTGCGGCGGACCGAATCGTGA
- a CDS encoding arsenate reductase ArsC has protein sequence MKPKQRPFTVLFVCTGNAARSQMAEGLAGHLGKGRIEAHSAGTRPAGMVMAAARAVMKERGIELVRHFSKGLDAVPGPFDLVITLCDSAVQECPAALVDGAHEHWSTPDPTFTEGGPDEVLEAFRQVRDRLEAQITALIQRVRPQEKKS, from the coding sequence GTGAAACCCAAGCAGCGGCCGTTCACCGTTCTGTTCGTGTGCACGGGAAACGCGGCCCGCAGCCAGATGGCGGAAGGGCTCGCCGGGCACCTGGGGAAGGGGCGCATCGAGGCGCACAGCGCCGGCACGCGGCCGGCCGGCATGGTCATGGCGGCCGCCCGGGCCGTCATGAAGGAGCGCGGCATCGAACTGGTCAGGCACTTCTCCAAGGGGCTCGACGCCGTGCCGGGGCCGTTCGACCTGGTCATCACGCTCTGCGACTCGGCGGTCCAGGAATGCCCCGCCGCACTCGTCGACGGGGCGCACGAGCACTGGTCCACACCCGATCCGACCTTCACCGAGGGCGGCCCGGACGAGGTCCTCGAGGCGTTCCGGCAGGTGCGCGATCGCCTGGAGGCGCAGATCACGGCGCTGATCCAGAGGGTGCGGCCCCAGGAGAAAAAATCGTAG
- a CDS encoding beta-ketoacyl synthase N-terminal-like domain-containing protein codes for MRPIGCRVIVTGGGAVSPFGAGVEPLVLGVSSGRRAQGRTDGGRVARVPPAAVAACPFGANAWRRLDLGSKMAAAAAYEALQAAGYPAEIPRPADDAGIATLLGTMTAGIETLRAFLGALFREGPESVSPMQFPFTVPNAPASQCSILLGLQGPNLTICEMEASGLAAVATAADLIRSGAIEAAVAGGVDEQSETFGRAWARLRLTHRGNPETFPGPFAKIRRGFMPGEGAYLLVLESIDRARRRGAEPWAEVVGESMTHGRAAAHAWSRDAEEVASAIRETVTRAGLRPREIGYVAASANGTRDIDAAEARALRLAFGDEARRVPVTSVKGSIGESAAASACSALVGAVSIRDGFIPPLAGLVEPDPDLGLDLVTRDARRERVPSVLVHALGTGGSACCVILTRAEA; via the coding sequence ATGAGACCGATCGGATGCCGGGTGATCGTCACGGGGGGAGGTGCGGTCAGCCCGTTCGGGGCCGGCGTGGAGCCCCTCGTCCTCGGTGTGTCGTCTGGCCGGAGGGCGCAAGGGCGGACCGACGGCGGGCGCGTCGCCCGCGTGCCACCGGCCGCGGTCGCCGCCTGTCCGTTCGGGGCGAACGCCTGGCGCCGCCTCGACCTCGGATCGAAGATGGCCGCCGCCGCGGCGTACGAGGCGCTGCAAGCGGCCGGATACCCGGCGGAGATCCCGCGCCCCGCGGACGACGCCGGGATCGCCACCCTCCTCGGAACGATGACCGCCGGGATCGAGACGCTGCGCGCCTTCCTCGGGGCCCTCTTCCGCGAAGGGCCCGAGAGCGTCTCTCCGATGCAGTTCCCGTTCACGGTCCCGAACGCTCCGGCAAGCCAATGCTCGATCCTCCTGGGACTCCAAGGGCCCAACCTGACGATCTGCGAGATGGAAGCCTCGGGACTGGCGGCGGTCGCCACGGCCGCCGACCTGATCCGCAGCGGCGCGATCGAGGCGGCCGTGGCCGGCGGCGTGGACGAGCAGTCGGAGACCTTCGGCCGCGCCTGGGCGCGTCTCCGCCTGACGCACCGCGGCAACCCGGAGACATTCCCGGGCCCCTTCGCCAAAATCAGGCGGGGCTTCATGCCGGGGGAGGGGGCGTACCTCCTGGTGCTCGAATCCATCGATCGGGCGCGCCGGCGCGGCGCCGAGCCCTGGGCGGAGGTGGTGGGGGAGTCGATGACCCACGGACGCGCGGCGGCCCACGCCTGGTCGCGCGACGCCGAGGAGGTCGCCTCGGCGATCCGGGAGACGGTGACGCGGGCCGGCCTGCGGCCGCGGGAGATCGGCTATGTCGCGGCGAGCGCCAACGGCACCCGCGACATCGATGCGGCCGAGGCGCGCGCCCTGCGCCTGGCGTTCGGCGACGAAGCGCGCCGGGTGCCGGTGACCTCGGTGAAGGGGTCGATCGGGGAATCGGCCGCCGCGTCGGCCTGCTCCGCGCTGGTGGGGGCGGTGTCGATCCGGGACGGCTTCATCCCGCCGCTGGCGGGCCTCGTGGAGCCCGACCCGGACCTGGGGCTCGACCTGGTCACACGGGACGCGCGTCGTGAGCGTGTGCCGTCGGTCCTGGTCCACGCGCTCGGAACGGGCGGCAGCGCCTGCTGCGTCATCCTGACCCGCGCCGAGGCGTAG
- a CDS encoding TatD family hydrolase, producing the protein MLSDSHAHLTLEHFDPDRDEVIARARAAGIERLVTVSSFIGDAAACADLAARHDFIHFTAGVHPHEAKHWTPAIAATIREAAARPKAVAIGEIGLDYHYDFSPREDQRRAFRDQIALAREVRLPIVIHTREAWDDTLSILRDERGSEIGGVFHCFSGGPDEAARCLDLGFYLSFAGPLTFKNAGSLAEAAARAPIDRLLCETDAPYLTPHPFRGKRNEPARVVHVVEKLAALKGLSPGQVGEATTRNLERAFRLT; encoded by the coding sequence TTGCTGAGCGACAGCCACGCCCATCTGACGCTGGAGCACTTCGACCCCGACCGCGACGAGGTGATCGCGCGCGCTCGGGCGGCGGGGATCGAGCGCCTGGTCACGGTCTCCTCGTTCATCGGCGACGCGGCGGCGTGCGCCGACCTGGCGGCGCGGCACGACTTCATCCATTTCACCGCCGGGGTCCACCCGCACGAGGCGAAGCACTGGACGCCCGCGATCGCGGCCACGATCCGTGAGGCGGCGGCGCGCCCCAAGGCGGTCGCCATCGGCGAGATCGGCCTCGATTATCACTACGATTTCTCGCCCCGCGAGGACCAGCGCCGGGCCTTCCGCGATCAGATCGCCCTGGCGCGGGAGGTGCGCCTGCCGATCGTCATCCACACCCGCGAGGCGTGGGACGACACGCTGTCGATCCTGCGCGACGAGCGCGGCTCGGAGATCGGCGGCGTCTTCCACTGTTTCTCGGGCGGGCCCGACGAGGCGGCGCGCTGCCTCGACCTCGGCTTCTACCTGTCGTTCGCCGGGCCCCTGACCTTCAAGAACGCGGGGAGCCTCGCCGAGGCCGCCGCCCGCGCCCCGATCGATCGGCTCCTGTGCGAGACCGACGCGCCGTACCTGACGCCGCACCCCTTTCGCGGCAAGCGCAACGAGCCGGCGCGCGTCGTCCACGTCGTCGAGAAGCTCGCGGCCCTGAAGGGCCTCTCCCCCGGGCAGGTCGGCGAGGCGACCACCCGCAACCTGGAGCGGGCCTTCCGATTGACGTGA